In Balneolales bacterium ANBcel1, one genomic interval encodes:
- a CDS encoding glycosyltransferase: MTSSSSDSLRPTPRVAILLSVHNGEKFLEELLYSIEQQSYRFWDLWIRDDGSGDSSLALADSFRKRLRDGGSPNRVMIDSGNNLGVVGSFLDLAASAGDRYDAYAFCDQDDIWLPDKLERAVDHYIAYLDESRASATPKPWLYHSRQFLVGQDGKKRGMSPIPRHMGLENAIVQNQVVGCTMVIDSRLRHLLLESSKAVCRHDEAANSVSTAGPVIMHDWWCYLLASCHGVICYDETPTLLFRRHESSTTPVSTSQIGELWNRSAALGRRGYRLHHILEQADAFYRYFVRHDSYPLDPPSSRILQSFTRLRNAGFGDRLKFAVSSPHRRDSLPETWLLRFLVLINRL, from the coding sequence ATGACTTCCTCTTCCTCCGACTCCCTCCGACCAACCCCCAGAGTTGCTATTCTGTTATCGGTACACAACGGAGAAAAATTCCTTGAAGAGCTGCTTTATAGCATTGAACAGCAAAGCTATAGGTTCTGGGATCTGTGGATCAGGGATGATGGATCCGGCGACAGCTCCCTCGCCCTGGCCGACTCCTTCCGGAAACGTCTCCGGGACGGTGGAAGTCCCAACAGAGTAATGATTGATTCCGGAAATAACCTTGGGGTCGTCGGGAGCTTTCTGGACCTGGCGGCATCTGCAGGTGACCGGTACGACGCATATGCATTTTGTGATCAGGACGATATCTGGCTTCCGGACAAGCTTGAACGGGCGGTTGACCACTATATAGCGTATCTGGATGAGTCGCGGGCCAGCGCAACCCCGAAACCATGGCTGTATCACAGCCGACAGTTTCTTGTCGGCCAGGATGGTAAAAAACGCGGTATGAGTCCAATTCCCCGTCATATGGGGCTGGAAAATGCTATTGTCCAGAATCAGGTTGTCGGATGCACAATGGTGATCGATTCCCGACTGCGACACCTGCTGCTTGAGAGCTCCAAAGCGGTTTGCCGGCACGACGAAGCAGCGAACTCCGTTTCAACGGCCGGCCCTGTAATCATGCATGACTGGTGGTGCTATCTGCTGGCTTCCTGCCATGGAGTCATTTGCTATGATGAAACGCCGACACTGTTATTCCGGCGTCACGAATCCAGTACAACGCCGGTCTCAACCTCACAAATAGGTGAGTTATGGAACAGATCTGCCGCATTGGGCAGGCGGGGATACCGCCTTCACCATATTCTGGAGCAGGCGGACGCGTTTTACCGGTACTTTGTCCGACACGATAGCTATCCACTGGACCCGCCATCATCCCGCATTCTGCAATCCTTCACTCGTCTGCGGAACGCAGGTTTTGGAGATCGCCTCAAGTTCGCCGTCAGCTCTCCCCACAGGCGAGATTCGCTGCCTGAGACATGGCTGCTCCGGTTCCTGGTGCTGATCAACCGGTTGTGA
- a CDS encoding glycosyltransferase, which produces MKGVPEHITVVHSFPVWLPQTQTWLYNQVRSLPENVTSHIVCKSTGNLDQFHLPNIHALMGGYSRLSDISTRALRHVDYHLYTALKINAIRPQILHSHFGTVGWKNDRMLRLLPGQIRRNIRHVVTFYGQDVVHIPKTKPVWRKRYRKMFRNVDMVLCEGTHMAMKVRELGCPAEIIRVHHLGVDLEAIPFRPRKKRENQPCRILMAAAFRPKKGFLYGLRALERISARHDIEVTLVGDSTGDNISELEKQRIESFVAASGLAGKVAYTGFLSQHQLNRLAADHHIYLAPSVTAEDGDSEGGAPVSLIEMAASGMPVVSSRHCDIPEVLPENECGLLADERDVDELEAHLDLLLSHPESWLDLTVTAREHLESHYDAKKQGESLSRKYFRLLMKRPAKPASGKPRILFLSHSGDLYGAERSLLSLVSDLQRKKDYGIMVFVPREGPLTKALQGARVPYRVVPMVRWTGNRMRSIMRYARGFKRRWYRSRLLEEATDFRPDIIYTNTLAIDAGAFLKTRLGNHPPHIWHARELAGHPDFGFFDSGTKKALSAVARSTDLLVCNSRYLRKYLEMLFADQGIRPPPAEVVHNGFSFPNSRPISRKSGKENTFRIVMAGSISPLKNYAEGIRAVRLLADEGIPVSLDIYGDGNKKDNRTLNSVIQSLGGESYVALKGYRSDLKPVFSNADLLLVTSRLESFGRVAVEAMGHGCPVVSTGSGGLPEIVKNRETGLLYSSGNEAELANAIRELYRDPELRNTLTDNAFEFVKTHFSMSRYISDMHRLIRTLTPEEMPPADTEPPASGSDKSITLTQAMRYTENGFDR; this is translated from the coding sequence ATGAAAGGAGTCCCGGAACACATAACCGTTGTTCACAGCTTTCCAGTTTGGCTTCCACAAACCCAAACCTGGCTTTACAACCAGGTCCGGTCACTTCCGGAGAACGTAACTTCACACATCGTCTGCAAGTCAACCGGCAACCTTGACCAGTTTCACCTGCCCAATATTCACGCTTTGATGGGCGGTTATTCCCGCCTCAGCGACATATCAACACGGGCCTTGCGCCATGTTGATTATCATTTGTACACTGCTTTAAAAATAAACGCTATCCGGCCGCAGATACTTCATTCCCATTTCGGAACCGTTGGCTGGAAAAACGACCGGATGCTGCGCCTGCTGCCGGGGCAAATTCGCCGGAACATAAGACATGTCGTTACCTTCTACGGCCAGGATGTCGTTCACATCCCCAAAACGAAACCCGTCTGGAGAAAACGATACCGCAAGATGTTTCGAAATGTGGATATGGTGCTGTGCGAAGGAACGCATATGGCGATGAAAGTGCGTGAACTTGGATGTCCGGCCGAAATCATCCGGGTGCATCATCTGGGCGTCGATCTGGAAGCCATTCCCTTCAGGCCCCGAAAAAAACGGGAGAACCAGCCCTGCCGAATTCTGATGGCCGCCGCTTTTCGACCCAAAAAAGGCTTTCTCTACGGACTGAGGGCTCTGGAGCGCATCTCTGCCCGGCACGATATTGAAGTCACTCTGGTCGGGGATTCCACGGGAGACAACATCTCTGAGCTGGAGAAGCAGCGCATTGAATCGTTTGTTGCCGCCTCCGGGCTGGCCGGCAAGGTTGCCTATACCGGTTTTCTGTCACAGCATCAGCTCAATAGACTTGCCGCAGACCATCACATATACCTTGCGCCAAGCGTAACGGCAGAAGATGGTGACAGTGAGGGTGGCGCTCCGGTTTCGCTCATTGAAATGGCTGCGTCCGGCATGCCGGTGGTCAGCTCACGCCATTGCGACATCCCCGAAGTGCTTCCGGAAAACGAGTGCGGTCTTCTGGCCGATGAGAGGGATGTGGATGAACTTGAGGCGCATCTCGACCTACTCCTCTCCCACCCCGAAAGCTGGCTGGATCTGACCGTAACGGCCCGGGAGCATCTGGAAAGCCACTACGACGCGAAGAAACAGGGCGAAAGCCTTTCACGAAAGTACTTCAGGTTGCTGATGAAGCGGCCTGCAAAACCGGCTTCCGGGAAACCCCGTATCCTGTTTCTCTCACACAGCGGCGACCTTTATGGTGCGGAGCGTTCCCTGCTTTCGCTGGTTTCGGATCTGCAAAGAAAAAAGGATTATGGCATCATGGTTTTTGTACCCCGGGAAGGGCCGCTGACCAAAGCCCTGCAGGGAGCCCGGGTCCCATACCGGGTTGTTCCCATGGTACGATGGACCGGTAACAGAATGCGAAGCATCATGCGGTATGCAAGAGGCTTCAAAAGAAGATGGTACCGCTCCAGGCTTCTCGAGGAGGCCACAGATTTTCGGCCCGACATTATCTATACCAATACTCTTGCCATTGATGCCGGTGCTTTTCTGAAAACGCGGCTCGGCAATCATCCACCTCATATCTGGCACGCCAGGGAACTGGCCGGACATCCGGATTTCGGTTTTTTTGATTCCGGCACAAAAAAGGCCCTGTCTGCTGTAGCCCGATCCACCGATCTGCTGGTATGCAACTCCCGCTATCTCAGGAAATACCTCGAGATGCTTTTTGCAGATCAGGGGATCCGCCCTCCTCCCGCTGAAGTTGTCCATAATGGCTTCAGTTTCCCGAATTCACGGCCCATTTCCCGAAAATCCGGGAAGGAAAATACATTCAGGATTGTCATGGCCGGAAGTATTTCTCCGCTCAAGAATTACGCCGAGGGTATTCGGGCGGTTCGGCTGCTCGCCGATGAGGGAATCCCTGTATCACTGGATATTTATGGAGACGGAAACAAAAAAGATAATCGAACGCTGAATAGCGTCATACAGAGTCTTGGGGGGGAGTCTTATGTGGCCCTGAAGGGGTATCGCAGCGACCTGAAGCCCGTTTTCTCAAACGCGGACCTGCTTCTTGTAACTTCCAGGCTGGAATCGTTCGGGCGTGTGGCTGTTGAAGCGATGGGCCACGGCTGTCCTGTTGTCTCAACTGGTTCCGGCGGACTCCCGGAGATTGTTAAGAACCGGGAAACCGGACTGCTCTACTCATCGGGCAATGAGGCTGAGCTGGCAAACGCAATCAGGGAACTGTACCGGGATCCCGAACTTCGTAACACACTGACCGATAACGCATTCGAATTTGTTAAAACCCACTTTTCGATGAGCCGCTACATTTCCGACATGCATCGATTGATCCGGACGCTGACTCCCGAAGAAATGCCACCCGCAGATACCGAACCCCCGGCATCCGGTTCCGACAAATCCATAACGCTGACCCAGGCGATGCGCTATACAGAAAACGGATTTGACCGATGA
- a CDS encoding MOP flippase family protein yields MSLQKKAYIGMGWSGLSGMVVNSLELLKYIILARLLVPADFGLLAIVLAIIGLFRIFADGGTSNAVIHFRQNHNRQLSTLFWINILAGATLYLIVLLAAPGIAAFYNQPEVQPILWLAGLVLPIYSIGALYEVMLRKSLSFNKIAISESIGAMLGLVTATVLALQGWGVYSLIWAQIVASGTMTLFYLADGMRTWVPAFYFRPGEVASHLRFGFFQMGERGLNVYATRIDQLIIGRFFGPEILGAYHLAWQLILFPVMRLIPLLNRVAFPVFASRQDDNAILRNGYLKLMSGVTTLITPFFLIAALSAPWLVPLLFGSGWELAIQLIPFMALIAFLRMLGSPGGNIVLSKGRADLMFYWNLSVAVLNTLVFLAGAQISIFALVQFYAVLNVLYFGAGQWLMVHRPAALTWRRFLSHLNPALMALLIPWLMVWVGRNIAGGAWSKGALYQPDGTFRPAGLWERLLGFWSDASAWHAHAWWSDVFMVIAIATLFLLLYIPAVWFFQSGLIKESIHTLRLKPQ; encoded by the coding sequence ATGAGCTTGCAGAAAAAAGCATATATCGGAATGGGGTGGAGCGGCCTGTCGGGAATGGTCGTTAATTCGCTGGAACTGCTCAAATACATCATTCTGGCCAGACTGCTGGTTCCCGCCGATTTTGGCCTGCTGGCCATCGTGCTGGCTATAATCGGACTCTTCCGGATTTTTGCGGATGGTGGTACCAGCAATGCCGTTATCCACTTCCGTCAAAACCATAACCGCCAGCTCTCAACCCTGTTCTGGATCAATATCCTCGCAGGGGCTACACTTTATCTGATTGTCCTGCTCGCCGCGCCCGGCATTGCTGCTTTTTACAATCAGCCGGAGGTGCAGCCAATATTGTGGCTGGCCGGTCTGGTGCTGCCGATTTACTCTATTGGCGCACTTTATGAGGTAATGCTTCGCAAGTCGCTATCTTTCAACAAAATAGCTATTTCTGAAAGCATCGGAGCCATGCTGGGTCTGGTCACGGCAACCGTGCTGGCGCTTCAGGGTTGGGGAGTCTATTCACTGATCTGGGCCCAGATCGTCGCCTCGGGAACCATGACCCTCTTCTATTTGGCAGACGGGATGCGTACATGGGTGCCGGCATTCTATTTCCGGCCCGGCGAAGTTGCCTCCCACCTTCGTTTCGGCTTTTTTCAGATGGGAGAACGCGGACTGAATGTCTACGCCACGCGGATCGATCAGTTGATTATCGGGCGGTTTTTCGGACCGGAAATCCTGGGGGCTTATCATCTGGCCTGGCAGCTTATTCTGTTTCCGGTCATGCGCCTGATCCCCCTGCTTAACCGGGTCGCATTTCCCGTTTTTGCCAGCAGGCAGGATGATAATGCGATTCTTAGAAACGGCTACCTGAAGCTGATGAGCGGTGTCACCACCCTAATTACCCCCTTTTTCCTTATCGCGGCCCTGTCCGCGCCCTGGCTTGTCCCACTGCTTTTTGGTTCCGGGTGGGAACTGGCCATCCAGCTGATCCCCTTTATGGCGCTGATCGCTTTTCTGCGGATGCTCGGAAGCCCGGGCGGAAATATCGTGCTGAGCAAGGGGCGGGCCGATCTCATGTTCTACTGGAATCTCTCGGTTGCGGTGCTAAACACCCTGGTATTCCTGGCAGGTGCCCAGATTTCCATCTTTGCCCTTGTCCAGTTCTATGCCGTTCTGAATGTGCTTTATTTTGGAGCCGGCCAGTGGCTGATGGTTCATCGCCCGGCCGCCCTCACCTGGCGCCGCTTCCTGTCGCATCTTAATCCGGCCCTTATGGCGTTGCTGATACCCTGGCTCATGGTCTGGGTGGGCCGGAATATCGCGGGCGGTGCCTGGAGTAAAGGCGCCTTGTACCAACCGGACGGCACCTTTCGACCGGCCGGATTATGGGAGAGGCTCCTCGGTTTCTGGAGTGATGCAAGCGCCTGGCATGCCCATGCCTGGTGGAGCGACGTTTTTATGGTGATTGCCATTGCCACACTGTTTCTGTTGCTGTACATTCCTGCTGTATGGTTTTTTCAATCCGGCCTGATAAAAGAAAGTATCCATACTCTCCGGCTGAAGCCGCAATGA